One segment of Acidobacteriota bacterium DNA contains the following:
- a CDS encoding translation initiation factor IF-2, which yields MRINELARELEVKARTIIEYLAELYPEEKLSHSSAVDDGWVRRVKAHFSARPAEAAAKPEPPAVVVVTPAGSTAEKPNDEAKTAIVSAPASSAATMTAVSGSATAVPRKPGQPETILATPAVPPAPPSAGRRILRPPIRSTAEAPPVVAPAAVPPPPITATPAAPTVAAPVAPTTLAVPPTALKPAPVAPARPMVPGGMPLRPPASGPTPGSGAGSGPYVPRPQQGVPMRSGPGGPVMRPPMSGQAGQAMRPGQPIRSAPIAPRPPMPSFNMPRPGLRTPGTPPKLGPSRPNEPIYSRRPQRPGAPAGASARPGQVSVPGIGFPPPVGAAPADPGQRRGPHPVRGRQHPTGARTARDRETAAEKLLRGPARMRQPDPIVVDREITVTEGITVKDLSEKLGIKAKDLIRRLLDQGIIATINHSLDPAMAEQVAQSFGARTKVVAFEEEVVGLEEVAQDASKNVKRAPVVTVMGHVDHGKTSLLDAIRETNVTASEAGGITQHIGAYSVTTNGRRIVFLDTPGHEAFTRMRARGTKVTDVVILVVSADDGVMPQTLEAISHAKLANVPIIVAINKIDKPGALPERVRKQLADQGLTAEDWGGDTVMVEVSAKQKTNINVLLDMILLVTDIQDRKANPEAPASGTVLEAKLDKGRGPVCSLLVINGTLRVGDNFLVGPVFGKVRAMFDDHGRPIQEAPPATPVEILGLQSLPQAGDHFQAVTDSIKAKQLALYRANKQREQMLAKSSRLTLEQFQDQLKTGMMKELPIILKGDVQGSVEVVAESVGKIGDERVKVRVIHSAVGAITVSDVLLASASKSIVVGFNVRPERKAVAVAQQENVEIRLYTIIYDLTDDMRKALTGLLEPTHREIALGKAEVRQTFRVAKVGSVAGSLVAEGKLVKDCTIRVLRDNVVIHTGKVGSLKRFKDDVNEVRSGQECGIVLDNYSDVKAGDVIEAFITEKVAAPALA from the coding sequence ATGCGAATCAATGAACTAGCTCGCGAACTGGAAGTTAAAGCCCGGACGATTATCGAGTATCTGGCGGAACTCTATCCAGAGGAGAAGCTCTCTCACTCCAGTGCTGTCGATGATGGCTGGGTTCGGAGAGTGAAGGCGCATTTCTCGGCGCGTCCTGCCGAGGCCGCCGCCAAGCCGGAGCCACCCGCGGTGGTGGTGGTTACTCCCGCTGGGTCCACAGCTGAGAAGCCTAATGATGAAGCGAAGACTGCTATAGTCTCCGCGCCCGCGTCCAGCGCCGCAACGATGACGGCGGTGTCAGGATCAGCCACTGCGGTCCCGCGCAAACCGGGCCAGCCAGAAACCATATTGGCAACTCCTGCGGTGCCCCCCGCCCCGCCATCTGCTGGACGGCGAATACTTCGTCCACCGATTCGCTCAACGGCAGAAGCTCCGCCAGTCGTAGCTCCAGCCGCTGTTCCGCCACCACCGATAACGGCAACGCCCGCCGCGCCCACTGTTGCTGCTCCCGTGGCGCCGACCACTCTCGCAGTTCCGCCCACTGCTCTAAAGCCCGCGCCGGTGGCTCCCGCACGGCCAATGGTTCCAGGTGGTATGCCACTCCGGCCCCCTGCGTCAGGCCCAACTCCGGGTTCTGGGGCAGGTTCTGGACCATATGTTCCGCGGCCACAGCAGGGCGTTCCCATGCGTTCGGGACCAGGCGGGCCAGTCATGCGTCCTCCCATGTCAGGACAGGCCGGCCAGGCAATGCGTCCAGGCCAGCCCATACGGTCAGCTCCTATTGCGCCGCGACCGCCCATGCCGTCATTTAATATGCCGCGTCCGGGACTGCGTACGCCGGGCACTCCGCCGAAGCTGGGACCGTCGCGTCCCAATGAGCCGATCTATTCGCGTCGTCCGCAGCGTCCTGGCGCTCCTGCCGGCGCATCGGCACGACCGGGACAAGTCAGCGTTCCGGGAATAGGATTTCCGCCGCCGGTTGGGGCTGCTCCTGCCGATCCAGGGCAGCGCCGCGGTCCACACCCGGTACGTGGACGCCAGCATCCGACGGGAGCGCGCACGGCGCGAGATCGTGAAACAGCGGCAGAGAAGCTGCTGCGCGGTCCGGCGCGCATGCGTCAACCCGACCCGATCGTGGTCGATCGCGAGATCACCGTTACCGAGGGCATCACGGTCAAGGACCTCTCCGAAAAGCTGGGCATCAAGGCCAAGGATCTAATCCGTCGCCTGTTGGATCAGGGCATCATTGCCACCATCAACCACTCACTGGACCCGGCCATGGCCGAGCAGGTGGCGCAGTCCTTTGGTGCGCGCACCAAGGTCGTGGCGTTTGAAGAAGAAGTGGTGGGGTTGGAGGAAGTCGCTCAGGACGCCAGCAAGAATGTGAAGCGCGCTCCCGTGGTAACCGTGATGGGCCACGTCGATCACGGCAAAACTTCGTTGCTCGACGCCATTCGCGAAACCAACGTCACTGCTTCGGAGGCCGGCGGCATCACGCAGCACATTGGCGCGTATAGCGTGACCACCAACGGCCGCCGCATTGTGTTCCTCGACACGCCCGGCCACGAAGCGTTCACCCGCATGCGTGCCCGCGGAACAAAAGTTACCGATGTGGTGATCCTGGTGGTCAGCGCGGATGACGGTGTAATGCCTCAGACGCTGGAAGCCATCAGCCACGCCAAGTTGGCCAACGTGCCGATCATCGTGGCCATCAACAAGATTGATAAGCCCGGCGCGCTGCCCGAGCGCGTGCGCAAGCAGTTGGCCGACCAGGGCCTTACAGCCGAGGACTGGGGTGGCGACACGGTGATGGTGGAAGTCTCGGCGAAGCAGAAGACGAATATCAATGTGCTGCTGGATATGATCCTGCTGGTAACCGACATTCAGGATCGCAAGGCCAACCCCGAAGCTCCCGCTTCCGGCACCGTGCTCGAAGCCAAGCTCGACAAAGGCCGCGGGCCGGTGTGCAGTCTGCTGGTTATCAACGGGACTCTTCGCGTGGGCGATAACTTCCTGGTTGGACCGGTGTTCGGCAAGGTGCGCGCCATGTTCGATGATCATGGCCGCCCGATTCAGGAAGCGCCTCCGGCGACTCCGGTGGAAATTCTTGGATTGCAATCATTGCCCCAGGCTGGGGATCACTTCCAGGCCGTAACCGATTCCATCAAGGCCAAGCAGCTCGCGCTCTATCGCGCGAACAAGCAACGCGAACAGATGCTGGCCAAGTCCTCGCGCCTCACCCTGGAGCAGTTCCAGGATCAGTTGAAAACCGGCATGATGAAGGAACTGCCCATTATTTTGAAGGGTGATGTGCAAGGTTCAGTGGAAGTGGTGGCTGAATCGGTGGGCAAGATCGGCGACGAGCGCGTGAAGGTGAGGGTGATTCACTCCGCCGTCGGCGCTATCACCGTCTCCGACGTGTTGCTGGCCTCTGCCTCCAAGTCGATTGTTGTCGGCTTCAACGTCCGCCCCGAACGGAAAGCCGTAGCGGTTGCGCAGCAGGAGAATGTCGAGATTCGGCTGTACACCATCATCTATGATCTAACCGACGACATGCGCAAGGCCCTGACCGGACTGCTCGAACCGACGCATCGCGAGATCGCCCTGGGCAAAGCCGAAGTGCGCCAGACATTCCGCGTGGCCAAGGTGGGCAGCGTGGCCGGGTCATTGGTTGCCGAAGGCAAGCTCGTGAAGGATTGCACCATCCGCGTGCTGCGCGACAACGTGGTGATCCACACGGGCAAGGTTGGGTCGCTCAAGCGCTTCAAGGACGACGTCAACGAAGTGCGCTCCGGACAGGAGTGCGGCATCGTGCTGGATAATTACAGCGACGTAAAGGCCGGTGACGTGATCGAGGCCTTCATCACGGAGAAGGTGGCCGCCCCCGCGCTGGCGTAA
- a CDS encoding ribosome maturation factor RimP, translating to MTQLERIRAVVERVATSEGLEVVDVELHGRGRGTVVRIFLDKLAGAVPARLEVPEPAESVLLELAVEPIVAAAGTAAPVVAQATSTGAVGVSLADCQNISRQVGMILDVEEIMLDSYTLEVSSPGMDRKLVKPADYERFAGQRVAMELAPEAAFGIGRRFRGKLLGLREGLVQVDLDNGESRQISPNDIERAHLVPEFPKKEKPGKGPGKGQSKGQSKGQPK from the coding sequence ATGACTCAGTTGGAACGGATACGCGCGGTGGTGGAGAGGGTGGCGACTTCTGAAGGCCTGGAAGTCGTCGATGTGGAACTCCATGGACGTGGCCGCGGCACGGTGGTCAGAATATTTCTGGATAAACTAGCTGGGGCTGTGCCAGCCCGCCTGGAAGTTCCAGAGCCGGCAGAGTCCGTGCTGCTTGAGTTGGCTGTTGAGCCAATAGTCGCAGCGGCGGGAACGGCTGCACCAGTTGTAGCACAGGCGACATCGACGGGAGCGGTCGGCGTTTCGCTCGCTGATTGCCAGAATATCAGCCGGCAGGTGGGCATGATCCTTGATGTTGAGGAGATCATGCTGGACAGTTACACGCTGGAAGTTTCCTCGCCCGGCATGGACCGCAAGCTGGTGAAGCCAGCGGATTACGAGCGATTCGCGGGGCAGCGTGTGGCGATGGAGTTGGCGCCGGAAGCGGCATTTGGAATCGGCCGCAGGTTCCGTGGCAAGCTGCTGGGATTGCGCGAGGGCCTGGTGCAAGTGGATTTGGACAACGGCGAGAGCCGCCAGATATCGCCTAACGACATCGAGCGCGCCCATCTGGTTCCGGAATTTCCCAAGAAGGAAAAGCCTGGCAAGGGTCCCGGCAAGGGCCAAAGTAAGGGGCAAAGTAAGGGGCAACCAAAGTAG
- the nusA gene encoding transcription termination/antitermination protein NusA: MSSLLFQTIDQLSREKNIEQAVIISAVEDAMLVAARKYYKSAEDLRATLNRETGVIEIFAVKKVVEDVANSAREISLAEAQKLAPDATLESEVRLQKPTDVLGRIAAQTAKQVIFQKVREAERENVYSEYIGKVGEMINCVVKRLEGSDVIVDMGKTEGRMPRREQSRLETFQIGERVRAIIVQVDKSSRGPQVIISRADPSLVSRLFEMEVPEIYDGTVVIRSAAREPGERTKIAVMSKDRDVDCVGACVGMKGMRVQSIIRELHGEKIDIIEYNEDPSLFAANALSPAKINRVVLLDSAAKHLEVIADDNQLSLAIGKKGQNVRLASKLIGWRIDIKSEEEKRQEVESQMDSLVSTSTPLSAVEGIGEKTIEKLVEREITTVEKLGEMTPEQLEEIPGIGPKMVEKIRQAVNNYYAQFEEAAASPDDVVEADKVAAEAVADTSAVPTEEAAAEPTVEATLEVAGEMRETGETDEPGKPDQETDSANDVEKDSN; encoded by the coding sequence ATGTCGAGTTTGCTCTTCCAGACTATCGACCAGTTGAGCCGCGAGAAAAACATCGAGCAGGCTGTAATTATCAGCGCCGTGGAAGATGCCATGCTGGTGGCCGCCCGCAAATACTATAAGTCGGCAGAGGATCTGCGCGCAACGCTGAATCGCGAAACCGGAGTCATTGAAATTTTCGCGGTGAAGAAGGTTGTCGAGGACGTAGCCAATTCGGCGCGTGAGATCAGCTTGGCCGAAGCGCAGAAGCTGGCCCCCGACGCGACGCTCGAATCAGAGGTTCGTTTGCAGAAACCCACCGATGTGCTGGGCCGCATCGCCGCGCAGACCGCCAAGCAGGTAATCTTTCAGAAGGTTCGTGAGGCCGAGCGCGAAAACGTCTACTCCGAGTACATTGGCAAAGTGGGCGAGATGATTAATTGCGTGGTCAAGCGGCTGGAGGGATCCGACGTCATTGTCGATATGGGCAAGACGGAAGGCCGCATGCCGCGCCGCGAACAGTCGCGTCTGGAGACATTCCAAATTGGCGAGCGCGTGCGCGCCATTATCGTGCAGGTGGACAAGTCCTCGCGCGGACCGCAGGTGATCATTTCGCGTGCTGATCCGTCGCTGGTTTCGCGTTTATTCGAAATGGAAGTTCCCGAGATTTACGACGGCACTGTGGTGATCCGCTCCGCCGCCCGCGAGCCGGGTGAGCGCACTAAGATCGCGGTGATGTCGAAGGACCGCGATGTGGATTGCGTGGGTGCCTGTGTGGGCATGAAGGGCATGCGTGTGCAGTCCATCATCCGCGAGTTGCACGGCGAGAAGATTGACATCATCGAGTACAACGAAGATCCCTCGTTGTTCGCGGCCAATGCGCTGTCGCCCGCCAAGATCAATCGTGTAGTGCTGCTCGATAGCGCCGCCAAGCATCTGGAAGTGATTGCGGACGACAACCAGCTCTCGCTCGCCATCGGCAAGAAGGGGCAGAACGTGCGGCTGGCCTCGAAGCTGATTGGCTGGCGCATCGACATCAAGAGTGAGGAAGAGAAGCGCCAGGAAGTTGAGTCGCAGATGGATTCTCTGGTTTCGACCAGCACGCCGCTGTCGGCAGTGGAGGGCATTGGCGAGAAAACCATCGAGAAACTGGTGGAGCGCGAGATCACCACGGTCGAGAAGTTGGGCGAGATGACCCCGGAGCAGCTCGAAGAGATTCCCGGCATCGGCCCCAAAATGGTAGAAAAAATTCGCCAAGCGGTGAATAATTACTATGCCCAGTTTGAGGAGGCCGCTGCCTCCCCGGATGATGTCGTCGAGGCCGATAAAGTTGCGGCGGAAGCAGTTGCTGATACGAGTGCCGTGCCCACCGAGGAAGCCGCCGCGGAACCAACGGTGGAGGCGACTCTGGAAGTGGCTGGCGAGATGCGTGAGACCGGCGAGACCGACGAGCCAGGCAAGCCGGACCAGGAAACGGATAGTGCCAATGATGTAGAAAAGGATTCAAACTAG